In Gossypium hirsutum isolate 1008001.06 chromosome D06, Gossypium_hirsutum_v2.1, whole genome shotgun sequence, one genomic interval encodes:
- the LOC107960259 gene encoding la-related protein 6A, whose amino-acid sequence MDLHVEPTSATADSIPPSPPHDPLDSVPIGSPEDDILSPPSDDDIDHDHGHENEDDHGQEDQVQNHEISSAVDVLTDDLKKKIIKQAEYYFSDENLPTDNYMMGLIKKNKEGFVPISVISSFRKTKRLTRNYTSIVAALKESSLLVVSSDGKKVKRRNPLPFIEVRDPKLFTILVDNLPEDHSVENIKRIFGEVGRIKKISVRDPHAVEETKKTGRADILISSKLHALVEYETIEAAEKAVATLNDEHDWRNGMHVKLLERKGKHGQRKQAWRGPAHEKNINAQVSDQTGTEEKNASSEYHEDIPDDEDGEHLSKEKNGVRPRNRGRGRRQKNRGANGHGHGTTSSCHAVEPSKPPPGPRMPDGTRGFTMGRGRSPISKPS is encoded by the exons ATGGACCTCCACGTGGAGCCGACGTCCGCCACCGCCGACTCCATCCCGCCTTCTCCGCCGCACGATCCTCTCGATTCCGTTCCCATCGGGTCACCTGAAGACGATATTCTGTCTCCGCCGTCCGATGATGATATTGACCACGATCACGGTCACGAAAATGAAGATGATCACGGCCAGGAGGATCAGGTTCAGAATCATGAGATCTCCTCGGCGGTTGATGTACTTACTGATGATCTCAAAAAGAAGATCATTAAGCAG GCGGAATATTATTTTAGCGATGAAAATCTGCCTACTGATAATTACATGATGGGACTAATTAAGAAGAACAAAGAAGGTTTTG TTCCTATTTCAGTTATTTCTTCATTTAGGAAAACGAAAAGACTCACCAGGAATTATACATCAATAGTTGCTGCTCTCAAAGAGTCATCTTTACTT GTTGTGAGTTCTGATGGGAAGAAGGTAAAGCGTCGGAATCCTCTTCCGTTCATTGAAGTTAGGGATCCAAAG TTATTCACCATTTTGGTAGATAATCTTCCAGAGGATCATTCGGTAGAAAATATTAAGAGGATATTTGGTGAAGTGGGAag GATAAAGAAAATATCAGTTCGTGATCCACATGCTGTTGAAGAGACAAAGAAAACTGGTAGAGCCGATATATTGATCAGTAGTAAG TTACACGCACTGGTGGAGTATGAGACTATTGAGGCTGCTGAAAAAGCT GTGGCTACTTTGAACGATGAACATGACTGGAGAAATGGCATGCATGTTAAGCTTCTTGAGCGAAAG GGTAAGCATGGACAGCGAAAGCAAGCTTGGAGGGGACCTGCTCATGAAAAAAACATCAATGCTCAGGTATCTGATCAAACTGGAACCGAGGAGAAAAATGCTTCAAGTGAGTATCATGAAGATATACCAGATGATGAG GATGGGGAGCATTTGTCCAAAGAGAAAAATGGGGTTCGACCTAGAAACAGAGGACGAGGGAGGAGACAGAAAAATCGTGGTGCCAATGGACACG GCCATGGAACTACATCCTCATGCCATGCCGTAGAACCATCGAAGCCACCACCGGGACCTAGAATGCCTGATGGAACACGGGGATTCACAATGGGACGTGGACGGTCTCCAATTTCTAAACCAAGTTAA